The following proteins come from a genomic window of Sebastes fasciatus isolate fSebFas1 chromosome 6, fSebFas1.pri, whole genome shotgun sequence:
- the ap1b1 gene encoding AP-1 complex subunit beta-1 isoform X2, with the protein MTDSKYFTTTKKGEIFELKAELNSDKKEKKKEAVKKVIASMTVGKDVSALFPDVVNCMQTDNLELKKLVYLYLMNYAKSQPDMAIMAVNTFVKDCEDPNPLIRALAVRTMGCIRVDKITEYLCEPLRKCLKDEDPYVRKTAAVCVAKLHDINAQLVEDQGFLDTLKDLISDSNPMVVANAVAALSEIAESHPNSNLLDLNPQTINKLLTALNECTEWGQIFILDCLANYTPRDDRESQSICERVTPRLSHANSAVVLSAVKVLMKFMEMLPKDLDYYGTLLKKLAPPLVTLLSAEPELQYVALRNINLIVQRRPEILKHEMKVFFVKYNDPIYVKLEKLDIMIRLASQANIAQVLAELKEYATEVDVDFVRKAVRAIGRCAIKVEQSAERCVSTLLDLIQTKVNYVVQEAIVVIKDIFRKYPNKYESVIATLCENLDSLDEPEARAAMIWIVGEYAERIDNADELLESFLEGFHDESTQVQLQLLTAIVKLFLKKPTETQELVQQVLSLATQDSDNPDLRDRGYIYWRLLSTDPVAAKEVVLAEKPLISEETDLIEPTLLEELICHIGTLASVYHKPPSAFVEGSRGVQHKRLPGSAGSGESVESPDAGSAAGVSEAPPAVIPSQGDLLGDLLNLDLTPPTTTGPPPPANSGLQMGAMDLLGGGLDSLMGDESEPPPIPLRTDTPQSPQLPHQSPSPPDYSPTELGGDLGGSPAMGAAFGAPPATMPASFNAPVSGGLDDLFDLGGGVGMTMGAYIPPKTIWLPAMKAKGLEISGAFVRRAGVIQMEMTLTNKAMSIMSDFAIQFNRNSFGLAPAGPLQILTPLSPNQSIEAALPLSTVGPVMKMEPLNNLQVAVKNNIDVFYFSCQYPISMLFVEDGKMERQVFLATWKDIPNDNESQFQIKDCHLNSDAASNKLQGSNIFTIAKRTVEGQDMLYQSMKLTNGIWVLAELRVQAGNPNYTISLKCRAPEVSQCVFQNYETVLKN; encoded by the exons ATGACGGACTCCAAGTACTTCACCACTACCAAGAAAG GGGAGATCTTTGAGCTCAAGGCAGAGCTAAACAGTGataagaaagagaagaagaaggaggctGTGAAGAAGGTCATTGCATCCATGACAGTTGGCAAGGATGTGAG CGCTCTGTTCCCAGATGTTGTGAACTGCATGCAGACGGACAACCTGGAACTGAAAAAGCTGGTCTACCTTTACCTGATGAACTATGCCAAGAGTCAGCCAGACATGGCAATCATGGCTGTTAACACCTTTGTAAAG GACTGTGAAGACCCTAACCCTCTAATCCGGGCCCTCGCTGTTCGTACAATGGGCTGCATCCGTGTGGACAAGATCACTGAGTACCTCTGTGAGCCACTGAGGAAATGTCTGAAGGACGAAGACCCGTATGTGAGGAAGACGGCCGCTGTGTGTGTAGCCAAGCTCCATGATATCAACGCCCAGTTGGTGGAGGACCAAGGCTTCCTGGACACCCTGAAAGATCTCATCTCCGACTCCAACCCCATG gttgtagcaaaCGCAGTGGCAGCGCTGTCTGAGATAGCAGAGTCTCACCCCAACAGTAATCTACTGGACCTGAACCCTCAGACCATCAACAAGTTGTTGACCGCTTTAAATGAGTGTACAGAGTGGGGACAGATATTCATTCTTGACTGCCTGGCCAATTACACACCTCGTGATGACCGCGAGTCCCAAAG CATCTGTGAGCGTGTGACCCCACGGCTCTCCCACGCCAACTCTGCAGTGGTGTTGTCAGCTGTTAAAGTTTTAATGAAGTTCATGGAGATGCTGCCCAAAGACTTGGACTACTATGGCACCCTGCTGAAGAAGCTCGCCCCTCCACTGGtcactctcctctctgctgagcCAGAGTTGCAATATGTGGCTCTCAGAAACATCAACCTCATCGTACAGAGACG ccCGGAGATCCTGAAACACGAGATGAAGGTTTTCTTTGTAAAGTACAATGACCCAATCTATGTCAAACTGGAGAAGCTGGACATCATGATTCGCCTAGCATCTCAAGCTAACATCGCCCAG GTCCTGGCTGAGCTGAAGGAGTACGCCACTGAGGTGGATGTGGACTTTGTCCGTAAAGCGGTCAGAGCCATTGGCCGCTGTGCCATCAAAGTAGAG CAATCAGCGGAGCGCTGTGTCAGCACGCTGCTGGACCTCATCCAAACCAAGGTCAACTATGTGGTGCAAGAGGCCATTGTGGTCATCAAGGACATCTTTCGCAAGTACCCCAACAA GTATGAGAGCGTGATCGCCACCCTGTGTGAAAACCTGGACTCCCTGGATGAGCCGGAGGCACGTGCCGCCATGATCTGGATTGTGGGAGAGTACGCTGAGCGCATTGACAACGCTGATGAGCTGCTGGAGAGCTTTTTGGAGGGTTTCCATGATGAAAGcactcag GTGCAGTTGCAGCTGCTGACGGCAATCGTCAAGTTGTTCCTGAAAAAGCCCACCGAGACCCAGGAGCTGGTGCAGCAGGTGTTGAGCCTCGCCACGCAG GACTCCGATAACCCAGACCTCAGGGATCGCGGCTACATCTACTGGCGTCTGCTCTCGACTGACCCTGTGGCTGCCAAGGAGGTGGTTCTGGCTGAGAAGCCCCTGATCTCTGAGGAGACGGACCTGATTGAGCCCACACTGCTGGAGGAGCTCATCTGCCACATTGGTACTCTGGCCTCTGTCTACCACAAGCCTCCCAGTGCCTTTGTTGAGGGAAGCCGTGGCGTTCAGCACAAGAGACTCCCCGGCAGTGCTGGATC TGGGGAGAGTGTTGAAAGCCCAGATGCAGGTTCTGCTGCTGGAGTTTCTGAGGCGCCCCCTGCCGTTATCCCGTCCCAGGGAGACCTCCTTGGAGATCTGCTTAACCTGGATCTGACACCTCCTACCACCACCGGACCACCGCCACCCGCCAACTCCGGCTTGCAGATGGGTGCTATGGACCTTCTTGGCGGAGGACTGGACAGCCTG ATGGGGGATGAATCTGAGCCG CCGCCCATTCCCCTGCGGACGGACACTCCTCAGTCACCTCAGCTCCCACATCAGTCCCCATCGCCCCCAGATTACAGCCCCACTGAG CTTGGCGGAGACCTCGGAGGAAGTCCTGCT ATGGGGGCTGCTTTCGGTGCTCCTCCAGCTACGATGCCCGCCTCTTTCAATGCCCCTGTTAGCGGCGGTCTGGATGACCTGTTTGAtctgggaggaggagttggtATGACTATGGGAGCCTACATCCCCCCTAAAACA ATTTGGCTTCCAGCCATGAAGGCCAAGGGTCTGGAGATATCAGGCGCTTTTGTCCGCCGTGCTGGGGTCATCCAAATGGAGATGACCCTCACTAATAAAGCTATGAGCATCATGAGTGATTTTGCCATCCAGTTTAACAGAAACAG ctttggtctcgcTCCGGCTGGTCCCCTCCAGATTCTCACTCCTCTTAGCCCGAACCAGAGTATTGAAGCGGCCCTTCCCCTCAGCACTGTGGGACCTGTCATGAAGATGGAGCCGCTCAACAACCTGCAG GTGGCTGTTAAGAACAACATTGATGTATTCTACTTCAGCTGCCAGTACCCCATCAGCATGCTGTTTGTGGAGGACGGGAAGATGG AGCGACAGGTGTTCCTCGCCACATGGAAAGACATTCCTAATGACAACGAGTCCCAGTTTCAGATCAAAGACTGCCATCTCAACTCAG ATGCAGCCTCTAACAAACTGCAAGGTAGCAACATCTTTACCATAGCCAAGCGTACAGTGGAGGGTCAGGACATGCTGTATCAGTCCATGAAACTCACCAACGGCATCTGGGTGCTGGCTGAGCTGAGGGTGCAGGCAGGAAACCCAAACTACACG ATCTCTCTGAAGTGCAGAGCTCCAGAGGTTTCCCAGTGTGTTTTCCAGAACTACGAGACGGTGCTGAAGAACTGA